A genome region from Streptomyces antimycoticus includes the following:
- the truB gene encoding tRNA pseudouridine(55) synthase TruB: MTRKGRAGSGAPDGLVIVDKPAGFTSHDVVAKMRRFAGTRRVGHAGTLDPMATGVLVVGVEKATRLLGHLALTEKEYRATIRLGQATVTDDAEGEITASDGAAGVDPGAVEAGIEELTGDIQQVPSKVSAIKIDGKRSYARAREGEEFAIPARPVTVSSFVLHDRREAKAEDGTTVLDLDVTVVCSSGTYIRALARDLGAGLGVGGHLTALRRTRVGPYGLEAARTLESLEESLEIMPIAEAAAAAFPRWDVDDHQARLLGNGVRIDMPSGEGAPGSGTGSGSGPVAVFGPEGRFLALVEESKGKAKSLAVFV, translated from the coding sequence ATGACGCGCAAGGGCAGGGCCGGTTCCGGGGCACCGGACGGCCTGGTGATCGTCGACAAGCCGGCCGGATTCACCTCGCACGACGTGGTCGCCAAGATGCGCCGCTTCGCCGGCACCCGGCGGGTCGGCCACGCCGGAACGCTGGACCCGATGGCCACGGGCGTGCTCGTGGTCGGCGTGGAGAAGGCGACCCGGCTGCTGGGCCATCTGGCGCTGACCGAGAAGGAGTACCGGGCCACCATCCGGCTCGGCCAGGCCACGGTCACCGATGACGCGGAGGGCGAGATCACCGCCTCGGACGGCGCCGCCGGGGTCGACCCGGGCGCCGTGGAGGCCGGGATCGAGGAGCTGACCGGGGACATCCAGCAGGTCCCCTCGAAGGTCAGCGCCATCAAGATCGACGGCAAGCGCTCCTACGCACGGGCGCGGGAGGGCGAGGAGTTCGCGATCCCGGCGCGGCCGGTGACGGTCTCCTCCTTCGTCCTCCACGACCGCCGCGAGGCCAAGGCGGAGGACGGCACCACCGTCCTCGACCTGGACGTCACGGTGGTGTGCTCCTCCGGCACCTACATCCGGGCGCTGGCGCGCGACCTGGGCGCCGGACTCGGCGTCGGCGGCCATCTGACGGCCCTGCGGCGGACCCGGGTCGGTCCGTACGGGCTGGAGGCGGCCAGGACGCTGGAGAGCCTGGAGGAGTCGCTGGAGATCATGCCCATCGCCGAGGCGGCGGCCGCCGCCTTCCCGCGCTGGGACGTGGACGACCACCAGGCCCGGCTGCTGGGCAACGGCGTACGGATCGACATGCCCTCGGGGGAGGGAGCGCCGGGTTCGGGGACGGGTTCGGGTTCTGGGCCGGTCGCGGTCTTCGGGCCGGAGGGGCGTTTTCTGGCCCTCGTGGAGGAGTCGAAGGGCAAGGCGAAGAGCCTGGCCGTCTTCGTATGA